Proteins found in one Fulvitalea axinellae genomic segment:
- a CDS encoding ABC transporter ATP-binding protein: MPIEIRNLNKIYKNGHQALTDVNLTIDEGMFGLLGPNGAGKSSLMRILVTLADPSSGTVKVNGYDLKRNKGEIRTMLGYLPQDFRYFAKLKAWEFLDYSASLSGMKNRRARREAVDEQLRSVGLFDVRDRLANKLSGGMKRRLGIAQALIGDPRVVIVDEPTTGLDPDERIRFRNLLTNLSRKEVVIILSTHIVGDISSSCKDMALLNLGQVRYKGSPKGFLDLAKGSVWRMKVAYDDLDKVKNEMHVIATIPDEDCWLVEVVAEDLGNFKGEAIEPNLEHAYVYFTEFGMRDGVIAGV; this comes from the coding sequence ATGCCTATTGAAATCCGAAACCTGAACAAGATTTATAAAAACGGCCACCAAGCGCTAACTGACGTAAACCTTACGATTGACGAAGGTATGTTCGGGCTTTTGGGACCTAATGGCGCGGGCAAATCCAGCCTCATGAGGATATTGGTCACGCTGGCCGATCCCAGTTCGGGAACGGTCAAGGTAAACGGTTATGACCTGAAAAGAAACAAAGGGGAAATCCGGACGATGTTGGGCTATCTGCCTCAAGATTTCCGGTATTTCGCAAAGCTAAAGGCGTGGGAGTTTTTGGATTACTCAGCATCCCTTTCGGGAATGAAGAACCGTAGAGCCCGCCGAGAGGCGGTTGACGAGCAGTTGAGATCCGTCGGCCTTTTCGATGTCCGGGACAGGCTGGCGAATAAGCTGTCCGGCGGTATGAAGCGTCGTCTGGGGATCGCCCAAGCGCTGATCGGCGACCCGAGAGTAGTGATTGTGGACGAGCCCACCACGGGCCTTGACCCTGACGAAAGGATTCGTTTTCGGAATTTGCTGACCAACTTGAGCCGTAAAGAGGTGGTGATTATCCTTTCCACCCATATTGTGGGTGATATTTCCAGTAGCTGTAAAGACATGGCCTTGCTGAATTTGGGCCAAGTAAGATATAAAGGTTCTCCGAAAGGCTTTTTGGATTTGGCCAAAGGAAGTGTCTGGCGAATGAAGGTGGCTTACGATGATTTGGATAAAGTGAAAAACGAAATGCACGTTATCGCCACTATTCCTGACGAAGACTGCTGGCTAGTGGAAGTGGTGGCCGAAGATCTCGGCAATTTTAAAGGCGAGGCTATCGAGCCCAACCTTGAGCACGCTTACGTATATTTTACGGAATTCGGGATGAGGGACGGTGTAATCGCCGGTGTCTGA